From one Solanum stenotomum isolate F172 chromosome 12, ASM1918654v1, whole genome shotgun sequence genomic stretch:
- the LOC125846810 gene encoding ABC transporter B family member 9-like isoform X2, with amino-acid sequence MDDKEEKSSILKDHKVPFYKLFLFADRVDIALMTMGIFGAIGEGLTQPLMTLIFGQIINSFGGAPSSNEVFHLKPNFVLLYYIGIETKCVSLLLNIITGMSCWMVTGERQAIRIRGLYLKTILRQDIAFFDTETTTGQVIGRMSGDTFLIQDALGDKVGKFIQYLSAFVGGFIIAFTKGWLLSLVLVSCIPALVIAGGAMASIMSKMSSRGQMTYAQAGDIVEQTVGAMKTVAAFNGEKLAMIKYDNTLKIAYAFTVQQGLVSGVGLGTFLLVLLSTYGLAIWYGSKLIIEKGYRGGDVINVLMAIMIGGMSLGQTTPSLNAFAAGQVAALKIFETISRKPLIDTSDMSGVVLEDIEGEIELKDVYFRYPARPDVQIFSGFSLVVPSGKTVALVGQSGSGKSTIISLLERFYDPEVGEVLIDGVNLKKYQLKWLRQQMGLVSQEPILFATTIRENISYGKENATEEEIYAAIELANAANFIDKLPQGLDTMVGEHGTQLSGGQKQRLAIARAIVKNPKILLLDEATSALDAESERIVQEALEKVIAKRTTVVVAHRLTTIRKADLIAVLHDGKLLEQGNHDKLMQDPNGAYSQLMRMQGGDEEENVIMKNMDSDKVVITMKLENLSRSSSPQLSAVKQITSHESSRHSFTLSYPVREMIDIHEAKIGDVDKKKDDEQSSENRKKIPIRRLAELNKPELPYVLLGSLAAIMHGLVMPLFGLLLSEAIKSFFNPPQKLRNESQFWGLMYVGLGVVIWLVIPFQNYLFGVAGGKLIERIRSLTFKKVVHQEISWFDDPANSSGALCARLSIDASTVRTVVGDALALIVQNMATALGGLAIAFTANWILAFIILVVLPLICAPGLFQTKFHKGYTADAKVMYEEASQIANDAVGSIRTVASFCAEEKVMDMYQKKCDGPIKKGVKIGIISGASLGFGSFTLYSSLGFCFFIGSVLIDHRLATVDQVFKVFFALILAAVGITQSTTMAPNFNKAKDSITSIFDILDRKSMIDSSSDVGTTLAAVHGDIEFRLVSYRYATRPDVQIFKDLCLIIPSGKTVALVGESGSGKSTVISLIERFYDPESGEIYLDGVEIKQFNLSWLRQQMGLVSQEPILFNETIRDNIAYSRQGKATEEEITEAAKSANAHNFISSLPQGYETSVGERGIQLSGGQKQRIAVARAILKDPKILLLDEATSALDAESERIVQEALDRVMVNRTTVVVAHRLTTIKGADIIAVMKNGVIAEKGRHDVLMNIKDGAYASLVALHMTSA; translated from the exons ATGGATGATAAGgaagaaaaatcatcaatactTAAAGATCATAAAGTGCCATTCTACAAACTATTTTTGTTTGCAGATAGGGTGGATATTGCACTAATGACTATGGGAATTTTTGGTGCTATTGGTGAAGGATTAACTCAACCTTTGATGACACTCATTTTTGGCCAAATTATAAATTCTTTTGGTGGTGCTCCATCTTCTAATGAGGTTTTTCATCTA AAGCCTAATTTCGTGTTGTTGTACTATATTGGAATTGAAACAAAATGTGTAAGCTTGCTGCTAAACATTATTACAGGGATGTCATGTTGGATGGTTACTGGAGAGAGACAAGCGATTCGAATTCGAGGACTGTATTTGAAGACAATATTGAGGCAGGATATTGCCTTTTTTGACACAGAAACAACAACTGGACAAGTCATTGGAAGAATGTCTGGAGATACTTTTCTCATTCAAGATGCCTTGGGAGATAAG GTTGGGAAGTTCATTCAATATCTCTCGGCATTCGTTGGAGGTTTCATAATCGCCTTCACAAAGGGATGGCTTCTTTCACTAGTCTTGGTTTCTTGTATACCTGCTCTAGTCATTGCTGGGGGAGCCATGGCATCGATCATGTCCAAAATGTCAAGTCGTGGACAAATGACTTATGCACAAGCCGGAGATATAGTGGAACAAACAGTTGGAGCAATGAAAACA GTTGCAGCATTCAATGGAGAGAAGCTGGCAATGATTAAGTACGACAACACACTAAAAATTGCTTATGCTTTTACTGTCCAACAAGGGCTTGTTTCAGGAGTTGGACTCGGCACATTCTTACTTGTTCTTTTATCTACGTATGGACTTGCCATTTGGTATGGTTCTAAGCTGATAATAGAAAAAGGTTATCGTGGTGGAGATGTCATCAATGTTCTCATGGCTATAATGATTGGTGGAAT GTCACTAGGCCAAACAACACCATCATTGAATGCATTTGCAGCAGGACAGGTTGCAGCACTCAAAATCTTTGAGACAATCAGCAGGAAACCATTGATTGACACATCTGACATGAGCGGGGTTGTGTTGGAAGACATCGAGGGTGAAATTGAGCTTAAAGATGTGTATTTTAGGTATCCAGCCAGGCCAGATGTGCAAATCTTTAGTGGATTCTCACTTGTTGTTCCTAGTGGCAAAACTGTAGCTTTGGTGGGGCAAAGTGGAAGTGGGAAGTCCACTATTATTAGTTTACTGGAGAGATTCTATGATCCTGAAGTTGGAGAAGTACTCATAGACGGTgtcaatttgaagaaatatCAACTAAAATGGCTAAGGCAGCAGATGGGATTAGTAAGCCAGGAGCCTATCCTGTTTGCGACTACCATAAGGGAGAATATCAGTTATGGTAAGGAAAATGCTACTGAAGAGGAGATTTATGCAGCTATTGAGCTTGCTAATGCTGCTAATTTCATTGACAAACTACCCCAG GGGCTAGACACTATGGTAGGTGAGCATGGAACACAACTATCTGGTGGTCAAAAACAAAGACTGGCAATAGCAAGGGCTATTGTAAAGAACCCAAAAATACTTCTCCTTGATGAAGCTACAAGTGCACTTGATGCTGAATCAGAGCGAATTGTCCAAGAAGCACTCGAGAAAGTCATTGCGAAAAGAACAACTGTGGTTGTTGCTCATCGTCTAACAACCATTAGGAAGGCTGATCTAATAGCTGTACTACATGATGGCAAGCTACTAGAGCAAG GTAATCATGATAAGTTGATGCAAGATCCAAATGGGGCATATTCCCAGCTTATGCGAATGCAGGGAGGTGATGAAGAAGAAAACGTGATTATGAAAAATATGGACTCTGACAAGGTAGTTATAACCATGAAATTGGAAAACTTGAGCAGGTCATCAAGCCCGCAATTGTCAGCAGTGAAGCAAATAACAAGCCATGAGTCGTCTAGACATTCCTTCACACTCAGCTATCCTGTTCGGGAGATGATTGATATTCATGAAGCTAAAATAGGAGATgtggataaaaaaaaagacGATGAGCAAAGTTCAGAGAATAGAAAGAAAATTCCTATTAGGCGGCTTGCTGAACTAAACAAACCCGAGCTTCCATATGTACTACTTGGATCATTGGCAGCAATTATGCATGGCCTAGTAATGCCCTTATTTGGACTCTTGCTCTCAGAAGCAATTAAATCCTTCTTTAATCCTCCACAAAAGTTGAGAAATGAATCACAATTCTGGGGACTCATGTACGTGGGCCTCGGTGTAGTAATTTGGTTAGTTATACCTTTCCAGAATTACTTATTTGGAGTTGCAGGGGGGAAATTGATCGAGAGAATCCGTTCTTTGACATTTAAGAAAGTAGTCCATCAAGAAATCAGCTGGTTTGATGACCCTGCAAATTCAAG CGGTGCATTGTGTGCAAGGTTATCAATTGATGCTTCTACAGTCAGGACCGTTGTGGGTGATGCACTGGCACTTATTGTACAAAACATGGCAACTGCATTAGGCGGCCTTGCGATAGCCTTCACTGCTAATTGGATTCTGGCATTTATAATCCTTGTTGTATTACCCTTAATATGTGCACCAGGACTCTTCCAGACCAAGTTCCACAAAGGCTATACTGCGGATGCTAAG GTGATGTATGAAGAAGCTAGTCAAATAGCAAATGATGCTGTTGGCAGTATTAGAACAGTGGCATCATTCTGTGCAGAAGAAAAAGTGATGGACATGTACCAGAAGAAATGTGATGGCCCAATTAAGAAAGGAGTAAAGATTGGAATCATTAGTGGAGCAAGTTTAGGTTTTGGTTCTTTTACACTTTATTCTTCACTTGGCTTCTGTTTCTTCATTGGATCTGTCCTTATTGATCATAGATTAGCGACAGTCGACCAAGTTTTTAAG GTTTTCTTTGCATTGATATTAGCAGCTGTTGGAATTACTCAAAGTACTACAATGGCTCCAAATTTTAACAAAGCTAAAGATTCTATAACTTCTATATTTGACATACTTGATAGAAAATCCATGATTGACTCAAGTTCTGATGTTGGCACCACTCTAGCTGCTGTTCATGGAGATATTGAATTCCGACTTGTGAGTTACAGGTACGCTACTCGCCCAGATGTCCAAATCTTCAAGGATTTATGCCTAATCATCCCTTCTGGAAAG ACTGTAGCTCTAGTGGGAGAGAGTGGTAGCGGGAAATCAACTGTCATTAGCCTAATAGAGAGATTCTATGATCCTGAATCAGGGGAAATATATTTGGATGGTGTGGAAATTAAACAATTCAATCTAAGTTGGCTAAGGCAACAAATGGGACTGGTTAGTCAAGAACCAATACTGTTTAACGAAACAATTCGTGACAACATTGCCTACAGTAGACAGGGGAAAGCAACAGAAGAAGAGATCACTGAAGCAGCAAAATCAGCAAATGCACACAACTTTATATCATCATTGCCTCAAGGATATGAAACCTCGGTTGGGGAAAGAGGGATACAATTATCAGGTGGACAAAAGCAAAGAATAGCTGTTGCTAGAGCAATATTGAAGGATCCAAAGATCCTTTTGCTAGACGAGGCAACAAGTGCGTTAGATGCAGAATCAGAACGTATAGTACAAGAGGCGTTGGATCGAGTAATGGTAAATAGGACAACCGTGGTTGTAGCTCATCGCTTAACCACAATAAAAGGGGCAGATATCATTGCTGTTATGAAGAATGGAGTCATTGCTGAGAAAGGAAGACATGATGTTCTTATGAATATTAAAGATGGAGCTTATGCATCCTTAGTAGCATTGCATATGACTTCAGCCTGA
- the LOC125846810 gene encoding ABC transporter B family member 9-like isoform X1: MDDKEEKSSILKDHKVPFYKLFLFADRVDIALMTMGIFGAIGEGLTQPLMTLIFGQIINSFGGAPSSNEVFHLVSEVFFSFLYIGIETKCVSLLLNIITGMSCWMVTGERQAIRIRGLYLKTILRQDIAFFDTETTTGQVIGRMSGDTFLIQDALGDKVGKFIQYLSAFVGGFIIAFTKGWLLSLVLVSCIPALVIAGGAMASIMSKMSSRGQMTYAQAGDIVEQTVGAMKTVAAFNGEKLAMIKYDNTLKIAYAFTVQQGLVSGVGLGTFLLVLLSTYGLAIWYGSKLIIEKGYRGGDVINVLMAIMIGGMSLGQTTPSLNAFAAGQVAALKIFETISRKPLIDTSDMSGVVLEDIEGEIELKDVYFRYPARPDVQIFSGFSLVVPSGKTVALVGQSGSGKSTIISLLERFYDPEVGEVLIDGVNLKKYQLKWLRQQMGLVSQEPILFATTIRENISYGKENATEEEIYAAIELANAANFIDKLPQGLDTMVGEHGTQLSGGQKQRLAIARAIVKNPKILLLDEATSALDAESERIVQEALEKVIAKRTTVVVAHRLTTIRKADLIAVLHDGKLLEQGNHDKLMQDPNGAYSQLMRMQGGDEEENVIMKNMDSDKVVITMKLENLSRSSSPQLSAVKQITSHESSRHSFTLSYPVREMIDIHEAKIGDVDKKKDDEQSSENRKKIPIRRLAELNKPELPYVLLGSLAAIMHGLVMPLFGLLLSEAIKSFFNPPQKLRNESQFWGLMYVGLGVVIWLVIPFQNYLFGVAGGKLIERIRSLTFKKVVHQEISWFDDPANSSGALCARLSIDASTVRTVVGDALALIVQNMATALGGLAIAFTANWILAFIILVVLPLICAPGLFQTKFHKGYTADAKVMYEEASQIANDAVGSIRTVASFCAEEKVMDMYQKKCDGPIKKGVKIGIISGASLGFGSFTLYSSLGFCFFIGSVLIDHRLATVDQVFKVFFALILAAVGITQSTTMAPNFNKAKDSITSIFDILDRKSMIDSSSDVGTTLAAVHGDIEFRLVSYRYATRPDVQIFKDLCLIIPSGKTVALVGESGSGKSTVISLIERFYDPESGEIYLDGVEIKQFNLSWLRQQMGLVSQEPILFNETIRDNIAYSRQGKATEEEITEAAKSANAHNFISSLPQGYETSVGERGIQLSGGQKQRIAVARAILKDPKILLLDEATSALDAESERIVQEALDRVMVNRTTVVVAHRLTTIKGADIIAVMKNGVIAEKGRHDVLMNIKDGAYASLVALHMTSA, translated from the exons ATGGATGATAAGgaagaaaaatcatcaatactTAAAGATCATAAAGTGCCATTCTACAAACTATTTTTGTTTGCAGATAGGGTGGATATTGCACTAATGACTATGGGAATTTTTGGTGCTATTGGTGAAGGATTAACTCAACCTTTGATGACACTCATTTTTGGCCAAATTATAAATTCTTTTGGTGGTGCTCCATCTTCTAATGAGGTTTTTCATCTAGTTTCTGaggtatttttttcatttct CTATATTGGAATTGAAACAAAATGTGTAAGCTTGCTGCTAAACATTATTACAGGGATGTCATGTTGGATGGTTACTGGAGAGAGACAAGCGATTCGAATTCGAGGACTGTATTTGAAGACAATATTGAGGCAGGATATTGCCTTTTTTGACACAGAAACAACAACTGGACAAGTCATTGGAAGAATGTCTGGAGATACTTTTCTCATTCAAGATGCCTTGGGAGATAAG GTTGGGAAGTTCATTCAATATCTCTCGGCATTCGTTGGAGGTTTCATAATCGCCTTCACAAAGGGATGGCTTCTTTCACTAGTCTTGGTTTCTTGTATACCTGCTCTAGTCATTGCTGGGGGAGCCATGGCATCGATCATGTCCAAAATGTCAAGTCGTGGACAAATGACTTATGCACAAGCCGGAGATATAGTGGAACAAACAGTTGGAGCAATGAAAACA GTTGCAGCATTCAATGGAGAGAAGCTGGCAATGATTAAGTACGACAACACACTAAAAATTGCTTATGCTTTTACTGTCCAACAAGGGCTTGTTTCAGGAGTTGGACTCGGCACATTCTTACTTGTTCTTTTATCTACGTATGGACTTGCCATTTGGTATGGTTCTAAGCTGATAATAGAAAAAGGTTATCGTGGTGGAGATGTCATCAATGTTCTCATGGCTATAATGATTGGTGGAAT GTCACTAGGCCAAACAACACCATCATTGAATGCATTTGCAGCAGGACAGGTTGCAGCACTCAAAATCTTTGAGACAATCAGCAGGAAACCATTGATTGACACATCTGACATGAGCGGGGTTGTGTTGGAAGACATCGAGGGTGAAATTGAGCTTAAAGATGTGTATTTTAGGTATCCAGCCAGGCCAGATGTGCAAATCTTTAGTGGATTCTCACTTGTTGTTCCTAGTGGCAAAACTGTAGCTTTGGTGGGGCAAAGTGGAAGTGGGAAGTCCACTATTATTAGTTTACTGGAGAGATTCTATGATCCTGAAGTTGGAGAAGTACTCATAGACGGTgtcaatttgaagaaatatCAACTAAAATGGCTAAGGCAGCAGATGGGATTAGTAAGCCAGGAGCCTATCCTGTTTGCGACTACCATAAGGGAGAATATCAGTTATGGTAAGGAAAATGCTACTGAAGAGGAGATTTATGCAGCTATTGAGCTTGCTAATGCTGCTAATTTCATTGACAAACTACCCCAG GGGCTAGACACTATGGTAGGTGAGCATGGAACACAACTATCTGGTGGTCAAAAACAAAGACTGGCAATAGCAAGGGCTATTGTAAAGAACCCAAAAATACTTCTCCTTGATGAAGCTACAAGTGCACTTGATGCTGAATCAGAGCGAATTGTCCAAGAAGCACTCGAGAAAGTCATTGCGAAAAGAACAACTGTGGTTGTTGCTCATCGTCTAACAACCATTAGGAAGGCTGATCTAATAGCTGTACTACATGATGGCAAGCTACTAGAGCAAG GTAATCATGATAAGTTGATGCAAGATCCAAATGGGGCATATTCCCAGCTTATGCGAATGCAGGGAGGTGATGAAGAAGAAAACGTGATTATGAAAAATATGGACTCTGACAAGGTAGTTATAACCATGAAATTGGAAAACTTGAGCAGGTCATCAAGCCCGCAATTGTCAGCAGTGAAGCAAATAACAAGCCATGAGTCGTCTAGACATTCCTTCACACTCAGCTATCCTGTTCGGGAGATGATTGATATTCATGAAGCTAAAATAGGAGATgtggataaaaaaaaagacGATGAGCAAAGTTCAGAGAATAGAAAGAAAATTCCTATTAGGCGGCTTGCTGAACTAAACAAACCCGAGCTTCCATATGTACTACTTGGATCATTGGCAGCAATTATGCATGGCCTAGTAATGCCCTTATTTGGACTCTTGCTCTCAGAAGCAATTAAATCCTTCTTTAATCCTCCACAAAAGTTGAGAAATGAATCACAATTCTGGGGACTCATGTACGTGGGCCTCGGTGTAGTAATTTGGTTAGTTATACCTTTCCAGAATTACTTATTTGGAGTTGCAGGGGGGAAATTGATCGAGAGAATCCGTTCTTTGACATTTAAGAAAGTAGTCCATCAAGAAATCAGCTGGTTTGATGACCCTGCAAATTCAAG CGGTGCATTGTGTGCAAGGTTATCAATTGATGCTTCTACAGTCAGGACCGTTGTGGGTGATGCACTGGCACTTATTGTACAAAACATGGCAACTGCATTAGGCGGCCTTGCGATAGCCTTCACTGCTAATTGGATTCTGGCATTTATAATCCTTGTTGTATTACCCTTAATATGTGCACCAGGACTCTTCCAGACCAAGTTCCACAAAGGCTATACTGCGGATGCTAAG GTGATGTATGAAGAAGCTAGTCAAATAGCAAATGATGCTGTTGGCAGTATTAGAACAGTGGCATCATTCTGTGCAGAAGAAAAAGTGATGGACATGTACCAGAAGAAATGTGATGGCCCAATTAAGAAAGGAGTAAAGATTGGAATCATTAGTGGAGCAAGTTTAGGTTTTGGTTCTTTTACACTTTATTCTTCACTTGGCTTCTGTTTCTTCATTGGATCTGTCCTTATTGATCATAGATTAGCGACAGTCGACCAAGTTTTTAAG GTTTTCTTTGCATTGATATTAGCAGCTGTTGGAATTACTCAAAGTACTACAATGGCTCCAAATTTTAACAAAGCTAAAGATTCTATAACTTCTATATTTGACATACTTGATAGAAAATCCATGATTGACTCAAGTTCTGATGTTGGCACCACTCTAGCTGCTGTTCATGGAGATATTGAATTCCGACTTGTGAGTTACAGGTACGCTACTCGCCCAGATGTCCAAATCTTCAAGGATTTATGCCTAATCATCCCTTCTGGAAAG ACTGTAGCTCTAGTGGGAGAGAGTGGTAGCGGGAAATCAACTGTCATTAGCCTAATAGAGAGATTCTATGATCCTGAATCAGGGGAAATATATTTGGATGGTGTGGAAATTAAACAATTCAATCTAAGTTGGCTAAGGCAACAAATGGGACTGGTTAGTCAAGAACCAATACTGTTTAACGAAACAATTCGTGACAACATTGCCTACAGTAGACAGGGGAAAGCAACAGAAGAAGAGATCACTGAAGCAGCAAAATCAGCAAATGCACACAACTTTATATCATCATTGCCTCAAGGATATGAAACCTCGGTTGGGGAAAGAGGGATACAATTATCAGGTGGACAAAAGCAAAGAATAGCTGTTGCTAGAGCAATATTGAAGGATCCAAAGATCCTTTTGCTAGACGAGGCAACAAGTGCGTTAGATGCAGAATCAGAACGTATAGTACAAGAGGCGTTGGATCGAGTAATGGTAAATAGGACAACCGTGGTTGTAGCTCATCGCTTAACCACAATAAAAGGGGCAGATATCATTGCTGTTATGAAGAATGGAGTCATTGCTGAGAAAGGAAGACATGATGTTCTTATGAATATTAAAGATGGAGCTTATGCATCCTTAGTAGCATTGCATATGACTTCAGCCTGA